One segment of Scyliorhinus torazame isolate Kashiwa2021f chromosome 14, sScyTor2.1, whole genome shotgun sequence DNA contains the following:
- the LOC140389717 gene encoding UAP56-interacting factor-like isoform X2 encodes MNQNAAAVGDTWPDKLDMSLDDIIKLNKQQRNVKKALPLKGKQALNGSFPFKMQQKRSSSWRGIPQRFGTAVNRQVPMGKRRGSGPWRKRFQGVITGLAARKALMLRKWINPLNRSSLSQKVGQRSRAPLQRNTPVMRQNEEQWKCMPTLMHSMQLKRRNPVQTNSFRAPAKMQQTKEVRQATFLFKRGLKVHMQTEQGVNGAATKKRTEPWLSNSSAATFDQSRVPVSSGGILTVSIQNPSAKNTDSQPFRIRRPPLMPFAVKKEIDEKKEPPKGVPLEFDINSVGRQTGITLNERFAILKERRTAETPSKGGRFVTVG; translated from the exons CGGAATGTAAAGAAAGCTCTGCCGTTAAAAGGAAAGCAGGCATTAAATGGATCTTTCCCATTCAAGATGCAACAGAAAAGATCAAGCAGTTGGCGTGGAATCCCACAGCGATTTG GCACAGCTGTGAACAGACAGGTACCAATGGGAAAGAGGAGAGGTTCTGGACCGTGGAGGAAGCGGTTTCAGGGTGTAATAACTGGCCTGGCAGCAAGAAAAGCTTTAATGCTACGAAAGTGGATCAACCCACTAAACAGGTCGTCTCTAAGTCAGAAG GTTGGACAGAGATCAAGAGCTCCACTCCAGCGCAACACACCAGTAATGAGGCAGAATGAAGAACAGTGGAAATGCATGCCAACACTGATGCATTCAATGCAGCTAAAGAGGAG GAATCCAGTCCAAACAAATTCTTTCAGGGCTCCAGCAAAGATGCAACAAACTAAAGAAGTGCGACAGGCAACATTTcttttcaaaagaggcctaaag GTGCACATGCAAACTGAACAAGGGGTGAATGGAGCAGCTACTAAGAAAAGGACAGAACC GTGGCTATCCAATTCCAGTGCTGCTACATTTGACCA AAGTCGCGTTCCTGTTAGCAGCGGAGGAATTTTGACTGTGTCCATTCAGAACCCATCTGCCAAAAATACAGA TTCTCAACCGTTCCGAATCAGACGTCCGCCATTGATGCCATTTGCAGTAAAAAAAGAGATTGATGAAAAGAAAGAGCCACCAAAAGGAGTGCCTCTGGAATTTGATATCAACAGTGTTGGAAGACAG ACTGGCATCACCTTAAATGAACGATTTGCGATTCTCAAGGaacggagaacagcagagacaccaaGCAAAGGAGGACGCTTTGTGACTGTGGGATAG
- the LOC140389717 gene encoding UAP56-interacting factor-like isoform X1 has product MNQNAAAVGDTWPDKLDMSLDDIIKLNKQQRNVKKALPLKGKQALNGSFPFKMQQKRSSSWRGIPQRFGTAVNRQVPMGKRRGSGPWRKRFQGVITGLAARKALMLRKWINPLNRSSLSQKQVGQRSRAPLQRNTPVMRQNEEQWKCMPTLMHSMQLKRRNPVQTNSFRAPAKMQQTKEVRQATFLFKRGLKVHMQTEQGVNGAATKKRTEPWLSNSSAATFDQSRVPVSSGGILTVSIQNPSAKNTDSQPFRIRRPPLMPFAVKKEIDEKKEPPKGVPLEFDINSVGRQTGITLNERFAILKERRTAETPSKGGRFVTVG; this is encoded by the exons CGGAATGTAAAGAAAGCTCTGCCGTTAAAAGGAAAGCAGGCATTAAATGGATCTTTCCCATTCAAGATGCAACAGAAAAGATCAAGCAGTTGGCGTGGAATCCCACAGCGATTTG GCACAGCTGTGAACAGACAGGTACCAATGGGAAAGAGGAGAGGTTCTGGACCGTGGAGGAAGCGGTTTCAGGGTGTAATAACTGGCCTGGCAGCAAGAAAAGCTTTAATGCTACGAAAGTGGATCAACCCACTAAACAGGTCGTCTCTAAGTCAGAAG CAGGTTGGACAGAGATCAAGAGCTCCACTCCAGCGCAACACACCAGTAATGAGGCAGAATGAAGAACAGTGGAAATGCATGCCAACACTGATGCATTCAATGCAGCTAAAGAGGAG GAATCCAGTCCAAACAAATTCTTTCAGGGCTCCAGCAAAGATGCAACAAACTAAAGAAGTGCGACAGGCAACATTTcttttcaaaagaggcctaaag GTGCACATGCAAACTGAACAAGGGGTGAATGGAGCAGCTACTAAGAAAAGGACAGAACC GTGGCTATCCAATTCCAGTGCTGCTACATTTGACCA AAGTCGCGTTCCTGTTAGCAGCGGAGGAATTTTGACTGTGTCCATTCAGAACCCATCTGCCAAAAATACAGA TTCTCAACCGTTCCGAATCAGACGTCCGCCATTGATGCCATTTGCAGTAAAAAAAGAGATTGATGAAAAGAAAGAGCCACCAAAAGGAGTGCCTCTGGAATTTGATATCAACAGTGTTGGAAGACAG ACTGGCATCACCTTAAATGAACGATTTGCGATTCTCAAGGaacggagaacagcagagacaccaaGCAAAGGAGGACGCTTTGTGACTGTGGGATAG